A section of the Amycolatopsis sp. AA4 genome encodes:
- a CDS encoding SDR family NAD(P)-dependent oxidoreductase, with protein MNLDGKVALVTGGSRGIGAATALRLAEAGADVVLTYAVNAEQAADVVDRIKALGRRALAVGADNADSAAVEAAVEAAVAEFGRLDVLVNNVGVGFVGPLEQTGMDDVDRVLAVNVRGVLAATKAAAKHLGEGGRVITIGSCVTDRVPGPGMVLYAVSKSAMVGMTKALARELAPNGVTVNLVHPGPTDTEMNPADGPYAADQASMTAVGRYGKPAEVADTVAFLASPASAYVTGSTVSVDGGHAA; from the coding sequence ATGAACCTCGACGGCAAAGTGGCGCTGGTGACTGGCGGGAGCCGCGGAATCGGTGCGGCGACAGCACTGCGGCTCGCCGAGGCTGGGGCGGACGTGGTGCTCACCTACGCGGTGAACGCCGAGCAGGCCGCGGACGTGGTCGACCGGATCAAGGCGCTCGGCCGGCGGGCCCTCGCGGTCGGCGCGGACAACGCGGATTCAGCCGCCGTGGAGGCCGCGGTGGAAGCGGCGGTCGCCGAGTTCGGGCGGCTGGACGTGCTGGTCAACAACGTGGGCGTCGGTTTCGTCGGGCCGCTGGAGCAGACCGGGATGGACGACGTCGACCGCGTGCTCGCGGTGAACGTGCGCGGCGTGCTGGCCGCGACCAAGGCGGCGGCCAAGCACCTCGGCGAGGGCGGCCGGGTGATCACGATCGGCAGTTGCGTGACCGATCGCGTGCCGGGGCCGGGCATGGTGCTGTACGCGGTCAGCAAGTCCGCGATGGTCGGGATGACCAAGGCGCTGGCCCGCGAACTGGCTCCGAACGGCGTGACGGTGAACCTCGTGCACCCGGGGCCGACCGACACCGAAATGAACCCGGCCGACGGCCCGTACGCCGCGGACCAGGCGTCGATGACCGCGGTCGGCCGGTACGGCAAGCCCGCCGAAGTGGCGGACACGGTGGCGTTCCTCGCCTCGCCGGCCAGTGCGTACGTGACCGGCTCGACCGTCTCGGTCGACGGCGGCCACGCGGCCTAA
- a CDS encoding ATP-binding cassette domain-containing protein, with the protein MLHVHELVKVYRQRRVVDTVSFSLRPGTVTAFLGPNGAGKSTTLRMICGLTTPTSGTATIAGRRFGEWPSPAHVAGVLLDASAVHPGRTGRHHLLNAAKLMRLPAARVDQVLGQVGLSDAANRRIGKYSLGMRQRLGIAQALLCDPPVLILDEPINGLDPDGIRSTRQLLRGYAQRGGTVLLSSHVLSEVDQTADRVVMIGQGRVVADGPLESFAGPARTLIRTADLPRLTSALGQARLELRQTSVDGVSVAAPMKQVSDLAFAARVQVLELREEQQNLEELFFRLTGGAR; encoded by the coding sequence TTGCTGCACGTCCACGAGCTGGTGAAGGTCTACCGCCAGCGCCGGGTGGTCGACACCGTGTCGTTCAGCCTGCGGCCGGGCACGGTGACCGCGTTCCTCGGCCCGAACGGCGCGGGCAAATCGACCACGCTGCGGATGATCTGCGGCCTGACCACGCCGACGTCCGGCACCGCGACCATCGCCGGCCGCCGGTTCGGCGAGTGGCCCAGCCCGGCGCACGTCGCGGGCGTGCTGCTCGACGCGTCCGCCGTGCACCCCGGCCGCACCGGCAGGCATCACCTGCTCAACGCCGCGAAACTGATGCGGCTGCCCGCCGCCCGGGTGGACCAGGTGCTCGGGCAGGTCGGTCTCTCCGACGCGGCGAACCGGCGGATCGGCAAGTACAGCCTCGGCATGCGGCAGCGGCTCGGCATCGCGCAGGCGCTGCTGTGCGATCCGCCGGTGCTGATCCTCGACGAACCGATCAACGGCCTCGACCCGGACGGCATCCGCTCCACCCGGCAGTTGCTGCGCGGGTACGCCCAGCGCGGCGGCACCGTGCTGCTGTCCAGCCACGTGCTGTCCGAAGTGGACCAGACCGCGGACCGCGTGGTGATGATCGGCCAGGGCCGCGTCGTCGCCGACGGTCCGCTGGAGAGCTTCGCCGGACCGGCCCGCACGCTGATCCGCACCGCTGACCTGCCCCGGCTGACCTCCGCGCTGGGCCAGGCCAGGCTCGAACTGCGCCAGACCAGCGTGGACGGAGTGTCCGTCGCCGCTCCGATGAAACAGGTGTCCGACCTCGCGTTCGCCGCCCGCGTGCAGGTGCTGGAGCTGCGCGAGGAACAGCAGAACCTGGAAGAGCTTTTCTTTCGGCTCACCGGAGGAGCCCGATGA